From the genome of Armatimonadia bacterium, one region includes:
- a CDS encoding sugar phosphate isomerase/epimerase, whose protein sequence is MKLSLHPVILGEKLEYEQLLALAAKLGYQGVDAGLDVAAKMGAGAFLELCDKYDVHMSCWGPSVQWRTDEDTFREGLKALPAQAKAAAEVKCTRACTWIPPGVEGDADETRKTWMRRWGEIARVLGDYGHRFGLEWVAPQHSREGKNIVVWRMTELLEMEAEIAAPNLGLLVDSYHWFNAKQTVADLEALRPEQVVHVHLNDAPDRSFEDQRDGERLTPGEGIIDLVGFLSALKRIGYQDYLGVEIFNADLKTLSAEASATHVKKACDALMAKIG, encoded by the coding sequence GTGAAACTGTCCTTGCACCCCGTGATCCTGGGGGAGAAGCTGGAGTATGAGCAGTTGCTGGCGTTGGCCGCCAAACTCGGCTATCAGGGCGTCGACGCCGGGCTCGACGTCGCCGCGAAGATGGGCGCCGGTGCCTTCCTTGAGCTGTGCGACAAGTACGACGTCCACATGAGCTGCTGGGGCCCTTCCGTCCAGTGGCGCACCGATGAGGACACCTTCCGCGAGGGCCTGAAGGCCCTTCCTGCCCAGGCGAAGGCAGCAGCCGAGGTCAAATGCACGCGGGCCTGCACCTGGATTCCGCCGGGCGTCGAGGGCGATGCAGACGAGACCCGCAAGACCTGGATGCGCCGCTGGGGCGAGATCGCCAGGGTCCTCGGCGACTACGGCCATCGCTTCGGCCTCGAATGGGTCGCTCCGCAGCACTCCCGCGAGGGCAAAAACATCGTCGTCTGGCGCATGACCGAGTTGCTGGAGATGGAAGCTGAGATCGCCGCGCCGAACCTCGGCCTGCTTGTCGATAGCTACCACTGGTTCAACGCCAAACAGACCGTGGCCGACCTCGAGGCCCTGCGACCCGAGCAGGTCGTCCATGTCCACCTCAACGATGCGCCGGATCGCTCCTTCGAGGACCAGCGCGACGGAGAGCGCCTGACCCCTGGCGAGGGCATCATCGACCTGGTCGGCTTCCTGTCGGCGCTCAAGAGGATTGGCTATCAGGATTACCTCGGCGTGGAGATCTTCAACGCCGACCTCAAGACCCTGTCGGCGGAAGCCTCGGCGACCCACGTGAAGAAGGCCTGCGACGCGCTGATGGCCAAGATCGGCTGA
- a CDS encoding flavodoxin family protein translates to MPGEQDEERPIKIVALNGSPRKGGNTDLLIGEFLAGAREAGAEGEVIYLDDLNLRPAAELGDVQKERVDLRADDDCRSVLDKVIAADIVVIGSPVYWQGVTAQLKCFIDRFSCHYAQPWFNEGMKGKIWAALVPFGASDPAEAEWVTRPVEIWVRHFKGQYAGAVAVSAFRKGAVADKPEAMQAARELGRQAVQTRRGSAACDN, encoded by the coding sequence ATGCCGGGCGAGCAGGACGAGGAACGTCCCATCAAGATAGTTGCGCTCAATGGCAGCCCTCGCAAGGGCGGTAACACCGACCTCCTCATCGGTGAGTTCCTCGCCGGTGCTCGCGAGGCCGGAGCTGAAGGCGAGGTCATCTACCTGGATGACCTCAACCTCCGGCCGGCTGCCGAGTTGGGCGACGTGCAGAAGGAGCGCGTGGACCTGCGGGCCGACGACGATTGCCGCAGTGTCCTGGACAAGGTGATCGCTGCCGATATCGTGGTCATCGGTAGCCCGGTCTACTGGCAGGGAGTGACGGCTCAGCTCAAGTGCTTCATCGACCGCTTCTCCTGCCACTACGCGCAGCCCTGGTTCAACGAGGGTATGAAGGGCAAGATCTGGGCGGCGTTGGTTCCCTTCGGCGCCTCTGATCCGGCCGAGGCCGAGTGGGTGACCAGACCCGTCGAGATCTGGGTGCGTCACTTCAAGGGCCAGTATGCCGGAGCCGTCGCGGTGAGCGCCTTCCGCAAGGGTGCCGTCGCCGACAAGCCCGAAGCGATGCAGGCCGCCCGTGAGCTAGGCAGACAAGCCGTACAAACCAGACGAGGTTCCGCCGCTTGCGATAACTGA